In Saccharothrix syringae, the following are encoded in one genomic region:
- a CDS encoding DNA-3-methyladenine glycosylase I, protein MTVQTDPVRCPWGDSTPDYADYHDTEWGVELHGETAMFERMALESFQSGLSWITILRKRENFRRAFAGFEPAAVARFDDADVERLMADAGIVRNRAKILATINNARAVARLDVPLDDLLWSFKPERHTRPATIGDVPAVTPESKAMAKELKRRGFAFLGPTTCYALMQATGMVDDHVATCFRASGPVG, encoded by the coding sequence ATGACCGTCCAGACCGACCCGGTGCGCTGCCCGTGGGGCGACAGCACCCCCGACTACGCCGACTACCACGACACCGAGTGGGGCGTGGAGCTGCACGGCGAGACCGCGATGTTCGAGCGCATGGCGCTGGAGTCGTTCCAGTCCGGCCTGTCCTGGATCACCATCCTGCGCAAGCGCGAGAACTTCCGCCGCGCCTTCGCCGGGTTCGAGCCCGCGGCCGTGGCCCGGTTCGACGACGCCGACGTCGAGCGCCTGATGGCCGACGCGGGCATCGTGCGCAACCGGGCCAAGATCCTCGCCACGATCAACAACGCCCGCGCCGTCGCCCGGCTGGACGTGCCGCTCGACGACCTGCTGTGGTCGTTCAAGCCCGAGCGGCACACCCGCCCCGCGACGATCGGCGACGTGCCGGCCGTCACCCCGGAGTCGAAGGCCATGGCCAAGGAGCTCAAGCGCCGCGGCTTCGCCTTCCTCGGCCCCACCACCTGCTACGCGTTGATGCAGGCCACGGGCATGGTCGACGACCACGTCGCGACCTGCTTCCGGGCCTCCGGGCCCGTGGGCTAG
- a CDS encoding cytochrome ubiquinol oxidase subunit I: MDALGLARLQFAVTTSFHFLFVLVTLGLVALVAVMQTRAAFSADPVHARMTRFWGRLYVVNYALGTATGIVMEFQFGLNWSGLSAFAGDVFGAPLALEALVAFFLESTFLGLWIFGWDRLHRWVHLALVWLVALTAYASAFWIMVANGFLQHPVGHELRDGVLRMTDFSALLANPTFGTAFLHVCAAALTTGGVLVTGISAHHFLRRTTEVAFFRRSLRLGVVTTALAAPVLVGLGFAQFPILAEYQPEKLGTVGAVDGAGLGFMIQIGFALLLASWATVPLLFRDWVVRLRFPLYLMVLGIPLPFVAAVGGWLFREVGRQPWLVQGLLTTEDALSHVGRGQLLFSFVAFTAVFTALAVADWALIARYARRGPVADREPVSPLVPAL, translated from the coding sequence ATGGATGCCCTCGGACTGGCCCGGCTCCAGTTCGCCGTCACCACGTCGTTCCACTTCCTGTTCGTGCTGGTCACGCTGGGTTTGGTGGCGCTGGTGGCGGTGATGCAGACCCGGGCCGCGTTCTCCGCCGACCCCGTGCACGCGCGGATGACCCGCTTCTGGGGTCGGCTCTACGTGGTCAACTACGCGCTCGGCACCGCGACCGGCATCGTCATGGAGTTCCAGTTCGGGCTGAACTGGTCGGGCCTGTCGGCGTTCGCCGGCGACGTGTTCGGCGCGCCGCTGGCGCTGGAGGCGCTGGTGGCGTTCTTCCTGGAGTCGACCTTCCTCGGCCTGTGGATCTTCGGCTGGGACCGGTTGCACAGGTGGGTGCACCTGGCGCTGGTCTGGCTGGTCGCGCTGACCGCCTACGCCTCGGCGTTCTGGATCATGGTGGCCAACGGGTTCCTCCAGCACCCCGTCGGCCACGAGCTGCGCGACGGCGTGCTGCGGATGACGGACTTCTCCGCGCTCCTGGCCAACCCGACGTTCGGCACGGCGTTCCTGCACGTGTGCGCCGCCGCGCTGACCACGGGCGGGGTGCTCGTCACCGGCATCAGCGCCCACCACTTCCTCCGCCGCACCACCGAGGTGGCGTTCTTCCGCCGGTCGCTGCGGCTCGGGGTGGTCACCACGGCGCTGGCCGCGCCCGTGCTCGTCGGCCTGGGGTTCGCCCAGTTCCCGATCCTCGCCGAGTACCAACCGGAGAAACTGGGCACCGTCGGCGCGGTCGACGGCGCCGGCCTCGGGTTCATGATCCAGATCGGGTTCGCGCTGCTGCTGGCCAGTTGGGCAACCGTGCCGCTGCTGTTCCGGGACTGGGTGGTGCGGCTGCGGTTCCCGCTGTACCTGATGGTGCTGGGCATCCCGCTGCCGTTCGTCGCGGCCGTCGGCGGCTGGCTGTTCCGCGAGGTGGGGCGTCAGCCGTGGCTGGTGCAGGGGCTGCTGACCACCGAGGACGCGCTGTCGCACGTGGGCCGCGGCCAACTGCTGTTCTCGTTCGTCGCGTTCACGGCCGTGTTCACCGCGCTGGCCGTGGCCGACTGGGCGCTGATCGCGAGGTACGCGCGGCGCGGGCCGGTGGCGGACCGCGAGCCGGTGTCGCCGCTGGTCCCGGCGCTGTAG
- the glgA gene encoding glycogen synthase — MRIGLLTREYPPEVYGGAGVHVGFLVPRLRELVDVDVHAFGGPRADARAHDPAPGLEGANAALATLSVDLGMAAALGDVQVAHSHTWYANMAGHLAKLLHGIPHVVTAHSLEPRRPWKAEQLGGGYRVSSWVERTAYEAADAVIAVSEGMRADVLDCYPALDPARVHVVRNGIDAEAYRPVPGTDALERHGIDPGRPIVTFVGRITRQKGLGHLVAAAHRISADAQVVLCAGAPDTPEIAEETREAVAALAAARPGVFWIREMLPAEEVRQVLSRSTVFVCPSVYEPLGIVNLEAMACGTAVVASDVGGIPEVVVHGETGLLVHYDEADADAFRAGLADAVNEVLGDPARAAAFGAAGRERAVRDFSWAAVAERTVEVYRAALNNVK, encoded by the coding sequence GTGCGAATCGGACTGCTGACACGTGAGTACCCGCCCGAGGTGTACGGCGGGGCGGGGGTGCACGTCGGTTTCCTGGTGCCGCGGTTGCGCGAGCTGGTCGACGTGGACGTGCACGCCTTCGGCGGGCCGCGGGCCGACGCGCGGGCGCACGACCCGGCCCCCGGGCTGGAGGGCGCCAACGCCGCGCTCGCCACGCTGTCGGTGGACCTGGGGATGGCGGCGGCGCTGGGCGACGTGCAGGTCGCGCACTCCCACACCTGGTACGCGAACATGGCCGGGCACCTGGCCAAGCTGCTGCACGGCATCCCGCACGTGGTGACCGCGCACTCCCTGGAGCCGCGGCGGCCGTGGAAGGCCGAGCAGCTGGGCGGCGGGTATCGGGTGTCGTCGTGGGTGGAGCGCACCGCGTACGAGGCGGCGGACGCGGTGATCGCGGTGAGCGAGGGCATGCGGGCCGACGTGCTGGACTGCTACCCGGCGCTGGACCCGGCGCGGGTGCACGTCGTGCGCAACGGCATCGACGCGGAGGCGTACCGCCCGGTGCCGGGCACCGACGCGCTGGAGCGGCACGGCATCGACCCCGGGCGGCCGATCGTGACGTTCGTCGGGCGGATCACGCGGCAGAAGGGGCTGGGGCACCTGGTCGCCGCCGCGCACCGGATCTCGGCGGACGCGCAGGTCGTGCTGTGCGCGGGCGCGCCGGACACGCCGGAGATCGCCGAGGAGACGCGGGAGGCGGTGGCGGCCCTGGCGGCGGCGCGGCCCGGGGTGTTCTGGATCCGGGAGATGCTGCCCGCGGAGGAGGTCAGGCAGGTCCTGAGCCGGTCGACGGTGTTCGTGTGCCCGTCGGTGTACGAGCCGCTGGGGATCGTGAACCTGGAGGCGATGGCGTGCGGGACGGCCGTGGTGGCGTCGGACGTGGGCGGCATCCCGGAGGTGGTGGTGCACGGGGAGACCGGGTTGCTGGTGCACTACGACGAGGCGGACGCGGACGCGTTCCGGGCGGGGCTGGCGGACGCCGTGAACGAGGTGCTGGGCGACCCGGCGCGGGCGGCGGCGTTCGGCGCGGCCGGGCGGGAGCGGGCGGTGCGGGACTTCTCCTGGGCCGCGGTGGCGGAGCGGACGGTGGAGGTGTACCGGGCGGCGCTTAACAACGTTAAGTAA
- a CDS encoding O-methyltransferase: protein MDAPTREYVEHYLPEDAVLTAARARGAELGCVPIGAGGGAALRFLAAALRARAVVEVGTGAGVGALYLLGGMPASGVLTSIDVRPEHQRAARVAFAEAGVAVSRTRLITGRALDVLPRLADGAYDLVFVDAAKAEYPRYLEEGVRLLRPGGVIAFDNVLWHGRVVDPSHRDADTVAMREVARSVRDDDRLVPVILPLGDGLLVAARTG from the coding sequence GTGGATGCGCCTACGCGCGAGTACGTGGAGCACTACCTGCCCGAGGACGCCGTGCTGACGGCCGCCCGGGCCCGCGGCGCCGAGCTGGGCTGCGTGCCGATCGGGGCCGGTGGCGGCGCGGCGCTGCGCTTCCTGGCGGCGGCGCTGCGGGCCAGGGCCGTGGTGGAGGTCGGCACCGGTGCGGGCGTCGGCGCCCTGTACCTGCTCGGCGGCATGCCCGCGAGCGGGGTGCTGACCTCGATCGACGTGCGGCCGGAGCACCAGCGGGCGGCGCGGGTGGCGTTCGCGGAGGCCGGGGTGGCGGTGTCGCGGACGCGGCTGATCACCGGGCGGGCGCTGGACGTCCTGCCGCGGCTGGCCGACGGGGCCTACGACCTGGTGTTCGTCGACGCGGCGAAGGCCGAGTACCCCCGGTACCTGGAGGAAGGCGTGCGGCTGCTGCGGCCGGGCGGGGTGATCGCGTTCGACAACGTGCTGTGGCACGGGCGGGTGGTCGACCCGTCGCACCGGGACGCGGACACGGTGGCGATGCGGGAGGTGGCCCGGTCGGTCCGCGACGACGACCGGCTGGTGCCGGTGATCCTGCCGCTGGGCGACGGGCTGCTGGTGGCCGCGAGGACGGGGTGA
- a CDS encoding PadR family transcriptional regulator codes for MKSDALRGHLDALLLATLDGERLHGYAIIEALQRRSGGVLDLPTGTVYPALRRLESAGLVTSEWSTVGGRQRRTYRLTRSGQRALAAERTAWREFTTAIEGVLGGGQWPAQA; via the coding sequence GTGAAGTCCGACGCGCTGCGCGGTCACCTCGACGCGCTGCTGCTCGCCACGCTCGACGGCGAGCGGCTGCACGGCTACGCGATCATCGAGGCCCTGCAGCGGCGCAGCGGCGGCGTGCTCGACCTGCCCACCGGCACCGTCTACCCGGCGCTGCGCCGGCTGGAGTCCGCGGGCCTGGTGACCAGCGAGTGGAGCACCGTCGGCGGCCGGCAGCGCCGCACCTACCGGCTGACCAGGTCCGGGCAGCGGGCGCTGGCGGCCGAGCGGACCGCGTGGCGCGAGTTCACCACCGCGATCGAGGGCGTGCTGGGGGGTGGGCAGTGGCCGGCGCAGGCGTGA
- a CDS encoding permease prefix domain 1-containing protein: protein MAGAGVIDEYVTALDRRLRGPGHVKDDLLAEARDGLDDAARAHRDRGLDEEAAQRRAVAEFGPVTAVARDYQGLLGLAHGARTLRTLMLVLPAVHVIWELNRRFWIGAWQGFDAPPPSWYLFVARFNDTASWVVAGVAVVALLVGRRLARTAVSTLTLARLAAVLAVVAVGAALCGNLGILLATAHLDPARLLFSPPVAAATLFSLAVLLRLAVLARRCLVFSSV, encoded by the coding sequence GTGGCCGGCGCAGGCGTGATCGACGAGTACGTGACCGCGCTGGACCGGCGGCTGCGCGGCCCCGGGCACGTCAAGGACGACCTGCTCGCCGAGGCCCGCGACGGCCTGGACGACGCGGCCCGCGCCCACCGCGACCGCGGCCTGGACGAGGAGGCCGCCCAGCGGCGCGCCGTCGCCGAGTTCGGCCCGGTCACCGCGGTGGCCCGCGACTACCAGGGCCTGCTCGGCCTCGCCCACGGCGCCCGCACCCTGCGGACGCTGATGCTGGTGCTGCCCGCGGTGCACGTCATCTGGGAGCTCAACCGCCGGTTCTGGATCGGCGCGTGGCAGGGCTTCGACGCCCCGCCGCCCTCCTGGTACCTGTTCGTGGCCCGGTTCAACGACACCGCGTCGTGGGTGGTCGCGGGCGTGGCCGTGGTCGCCCTGCTGGTCGGGCGGCGGCTGGCCCGCACGGCGGTCAGCACGCTGACCCTGGCCAGGCTCGCGGCCGTGCTGGCGGTGGTCGCGGTCGGCGCCGCGCTGTGCGGCAACCTCGGCATCCTGCTCGCCACCGCCCACCTGGACCCGGCGCGGCTGCTGTTCTCGCCGCCGGTGGCCGCGGCCACCCTGTTCTCGCTGGCGGTCCTGCTGCGGCTGGCCGTGCTCGCCCGCAGGTGCCTGGTGTTCTCGTCGGTGTGA
- a CDS encoding SRPBCC family protein, whose amino-acid sequence MTRFELRVPVDAPAARTWAALTDWERQGEWMLGTRVRVTAGDGASTGSELTAFTGIGPLGFTDTMRITAWEPPLRCAVDHTGRLVRGTGEFLVLPRGARSELVWAEDVALPLNLAFAPGVKLSLLRFARFAREYPA is encoded by the coding sequence GTGACCAGGTTCGAGCTGCGCGTCCCGGTCGACGCGCCCGCCGCCCGCACCTGGGCCGCGCTGACCGACTGGGAGCGGCAGGGCGAGTGGATGCTCGGCACCCGCGTCCGCGTCACCGCGGGCGACGGCGCGAGCACGGGCAGCGAGCTGACCGCGTTCACCGGCATCGGCCCCCTCGGGTTCACCGACACCATGCGCATCACCGCGTGGGAACCGCCGCTGCGCTGCGCCGTCGACCACACCGGCCGGCTCGTCCGCGGCACCGGCGAGTTCCTGGTCCTGCCCCGCGGCGCGCGCAGCGAGCTGGTCTGGGCCGAGGACGTGGCCCTGCCGCTGAACCTCGCGTTCGCGCCGGGTGTGAAGCTGTCCCTGCTCAGGTTCGCGCGATTCGCCCGGGAGTACCCCGCATGA
- a CDS encoding leucyl aminopeptidase family protein, with the protein MRAPLPTPLVAVEVATTLRRGVPAVLVAFAGDPARPGPGAGEGPLPDEVTGKAGTTSKVAGTWYAGVGDGEVADWRKAGAALVRALHGDAEHGGPTSYDVRLPRDLPPAAAEAFTLGAALGGYRYKITGAEEPKRVKSLRLVTAPELADAVRRAGTLAAATALSRDLANAPSNVKDPAWLASAAVRAAQGVPGLRVEVRDERWLAAHDFGGVLAVGGGSSRPPRLVELTWEGEANAPHLVLVGKGITFDTGGISIKPADGMHLMRTDMSGGAAVVSALVAIARLGLPIRVTGLVPAAENHVSGSAYRPGDVIKHYGGKTTEVTNTDAEGRLVLADALAYAVDTLKPDHLVDVATLTGAMKVTLGLRTGGLFATDDDLARRVAEAGRAAGEQWWRMPLPEDLAEDVRSDIADVRQCPPGPGGITAALFLKEFTGGVPWAHLDIAGPARADKTYDEVVPGATGFAARTLVELAASWGGGGADTIG; encoded by the coding sequence GTGCGAGCACCCCTGCCCACCCCGCTGGTCGCCGTCGAGGTGGCCACCACCCTCCGGCGGGGTGTGCCCGCGGTGCTCGTCGCGTTCGCGGGCGACCCGGCCAGACCCGGCCCGGGAGCCGGTGAGGGGCCCCTCCCCGACGAGGTCACCGGCAAGGCCGGCACCACGTCGAAGGTGGCGGGCACCTGGTACGCGGGCGTGGGCGACGGCGAGGTCGCCGACTGGCGCAAGGCCGGCGCGGCGCTGGTCCGGGCCCTGCACGGCGACGCCGAGCACGGCGGCCCCACCAGCTACGACGTCCGGCTGCCGCGGGACCTGCCGCCCGCCGCGGCCGAGGCGTTCACCCTCGGCGCGGCCCTGGGCGGCTACCGCTACAAGATCACCGGAGCGGAGGAACCCAAGCGGGTGAAATCCCTCCGCCTGGTCACCGCCCCGGAGCTGGCGGACGCCGTGCGCCGGGCGGGCACCCTGGCCGCCGCCACCGCCCTGAGCCGCGACCTGGCCAACGCCCCGTCGAACGTGAAGGACCCGGCCTGGCTCGCGTCGGCCGCCGTCCGCGCGGCCCAGGGCGTCCCGGGCCTGCGCGTCGAGGTCCGCGACGAGCGCTGGCTGGCCGCCCACGACTTCGGCGGCGTCCTGGCCGTGGGCGGCGGCTCGTCCCGCCCGCCCAGGCTCGTCGAGCTCACCTGGGAGGGTGAGGCGAACGCCCCCCACCTGGTGCTGGTCGGCAAGGGCATCACCTTCGACACCGGCGGCATCTCCATCAAGCCCGCCGACGGCATGCACCTGATGCGCACGGACATGTCCGGCGGCGCCGCGGTGGTGTCCGCGCTGGTCGCCATAGCGCGCCTGGGCCTGCCGATCCGGGTGACCGGCCTCGTGCCCGCGGCGGAGAACCACGTGTCGGGTTCCGCCTACCGGCCGGGCGACGTGATCAAGCACTACGGCGGCAAGACCACCGAGGTGACCAACACGGACGCCGAGGGCAGGCTCGTGCTGGCCGACGCGCTCGCGTACGCGGTCGACACCCTGAAGCCCGACCACCTCGTGGACGTCGCCACCCTGACCGGCGCGATGAAGGTCACCCTGGGCCTGCGCACCGGCGGCCTGTTCGCCACCGACGACGACCTGGCCCGTCGGGTGGCGGAAGCCGGCCGGGCGGCGGGCGAGCAGTGGTGGCGCATGCCGCTGCCGGAGGACTTGGCGGAGGACGTGCGCAGCGACATCGCCGACGTGCGGCAGTGCCCCCCGGGCCCGGGTGGAATCACGGCGGCGCTGTTCCTGAAGGAGTTCACCGGCGGGGTGCCGTGGGCCCACCTGGACATCGCCGGGCCCGCGCGGGCCGACAAGACGTACGACGAGGTCGTACCGGGTGCGACGGGGTTCGCCGCGCGGACGCTGGTGGAGCTGGCGGCGAGCTGGGGCGGGGGAGGGGCGGACACGATCGGGTGA
- a CDS encoding PaaX family transcriptional regulator: MRARSALFDVYGGHLRERGGAATIAALVRLLEPLDFAAPAVRTAVSRTVRQGWLRPVRLPGGPGYAMTPRAERRLDEAAARIYRTRPSTWDGLWHVVVLEELPAREARERLASSLQLLGYGALGPVTWVAPRPSAELADVLAGEGVRGSTFLGRHEDDPAALAARAWDLAGLGRDYALFVAEWEPVVSAVDGSSPAGAFAASQRFLHAWRKFLFRDPGLPRELLPADWPGAGAAEFFDRHTARLAPAAAEFVDDCLSAH; the protein is encoded by the coding sequence GTGCGAGCCCGTTCCGCGCTCTTCGACGTCTACGGCGGCCACCTCCGCGAGCGGGGTGGTGCCGCGACGATCGCCGCGCTGGTCCGGCTGCTCGAACCGCTGGACTTCGCCGCGCCGGCGGTGCGCACGGCGGTGTCGCGGACGGTCCGGCAGGGCTGGCTGCGGCCGGTCCGCCTGCCGGGCGGCCCGGGCTACGCCATGACGCCCCGCGCGGAGCGGCGGCTGGACGAGGCCGCGGCCCGCATCTACCGCACCCGGCCGTCCACCTGGGACGGTCTGTGGCACGTGGTGGTGCTGGAGGAGCTGCCCGCGCGGGAGGCGCGGGAGCGGCTGGCCTCCTCGCTGCAGCTGCTCGGCTACGGCGCGCTGGGCCCGGTGACGTGGGTCGCACCGCGCCCGTCGGCGGAGCTGGCGGACGTGCTGGCGGGCGAGGGCGTGCGCGGCAGCACGTTCCTGGGCCGGCACGAGGACGACCCGGCCGCGCTGGCGGCCCGCGCCTGGGACCTGGCCGGCCTGGGCCGCGACTACGCCCTGTTCGTCGCCGAGTGGGAGCCCGTGGTGTCCGCTGTGGACGGTTCCTCGCCGGCCGGGGCGTTCGCCGCGTCGCAGCGCTTCCTGCACGCGTGGCGGAAGTTCCTGTTCCGCGACCCCGGCCTGCCGCGCGAGCTGCTGCCCGCGGACTGGCCGGGCGCGGGGGCCGCGGAGTTCTTCGACCGGCACACCGCGCGGCTGGCGCCGGCGGCGGCCGAGTTCGTCGACGACTGCCTGAGCGCCCACTGA
- the glgC gene encoding glucose-1-phosphate adenylyltransferase produces MKGQPHVLGIVLAGGEGKRLWPLTADRAKPAVPFGGNYRLVDFVLSNLVNAGFVKLCVLTQYKSHSLDRHISTTWRLSNVLGQYVTPVPAQQRLGPRWYTGSADAIFQSLNLVNDEKPEHVVVFGADHVYRMDPGQMVQQHVETGAGVTVAGIRVPRAEAKAFGCIDSDEFGQITRFLEKPSDPPHVPGDPAVTFASMGNYVFTTEALIEALRADAANPDSDHDMGGDIIPMLVDQGRAHVYDFADNVVPGETDRDRGYWRDVGTVDAYYEAHMDLVSVHPVFNIYNRAWPIRTATPPLPPAKFVAGGSAEDSMVGPGSIISGTVHGSVLSSDVVVESGSVVQGSVLLPGVRIGRGAVVRRAILDKNVVVPDGALIGVDPAMDRQRYTVSAGGVTVLGKNVTAE; encoded by the coding sequence GTGAAGGGGCAACCGCACGTCCTGGGAATTGTCCTCGCCGGTGGCGAAGGCAAACGGTTGTGGCCGCTGACCGCCGACCGGGCGAAACCGGCGGTGCCCTTCGGCGGGAACTACCGGCTGGTGGACTTCGTCCTGTCCAACCTGGTGAACGCGGGCTTCGTCAAGCTCTGCGTGCTCACCCAGTACAAGTCCCACTCCCTGGACCGGCACATCTCCACCACGTGGCGGCTGTCCAACGTGCTGGGCCAGTACGTCACGCCGGTGCCGGCGCAGCAGCGGCTGGGCCCGCGCTGGTACACCGGCAGCGCGGACGCCATCTTCCAGTCGCTCAACCTCGTCAACGACGAGAAGCCGGAGCACGTGGTGGTGTTCGGCGCCGACCACGTCTACCGGATGGACCCCGGCCAGATGGTGCAGCAGCACGTCGAGACCGGCGCGGGCGTCACCGTCGCGGGCATCCGGGTGCCGCGGGCCGAGGCCAAGGCGTTCGGGTGCATCGACTCCGACGAGTTCGGGCAGATCACCCGGTTCCTGGAGAAGCCGTCCGACCCGCCGCACGTGCCCGGCGACCCGGCGGTCACGTTCGCGTCGATGGGCAACTACGTGTTCACCACGGAGGCCCTGATCGAGGCGCTGCGCGCGGACGCGGCCAACCCCGACTCCGACCACGACATGGGCGGCGACATCATCCCGATGCTCGTCGACCAGGGCCGCGCGCACGTCTACGACTTCGCCGACAACGTCGTGCCGGGCGAGACCGACCGGGACCGCGGGTACTGGCGGGACGTGGGCACCGTGGACGCCTACTACGAGGCCCACATGGACCTGGTGTCGGTGCACCCGGTGTTCAACATCTACAACCGGGCGTGGCCGATCCGGACCGCGACGCCGCCGCTGCCGCCGGCGAAGTTCGTCGCGGGCGGCAGCGCGGAGGACTCGATGGTGGGGCCGGGGTCGATCATCTCCGGCACCGTGCACGGGTCGGTGCTGTCGTCGGACGTGGTGGTGGAGTCCGGGTCGGTGGTCCAGGGGAGCGTGCTGCTGCCCGGCGTGCGGATCGGCCGCGGCGCGGTGGTGCGGCGGGCGATCCTGGACAAGAACGTCGTGGTGCCCGACGGCGCGCTGATCGGCGTGGACCCGGCGATGGACCGGCAGCGGTACACGGTTTCAGCCGGTGGTGTGACCGTGCTGGGCAAGAACGTCACGGCCGAGTGA
- a CDS encoding cytochrome d ubiquinol oxidase subunit II, with amino-acid sequence METAWIVVLALLTCGYFALAGFDYGVGLLLRVLARDERERRHVLGAVTPFLLGNEVWLVAAVGVLFGAFPRLEGELLSGHHTAFAVLLVGLVAFTAAAQLRSPAWDVVLVGSALVVAVGWGVLLGRVLGGPVVLWAAGVPLLFALHGAVFLAWRLRDGPRRRAVRVAAGLVPPVAGFAVAAVPLAGPVPAPGYGLVAGVAVPLLGGAWLALRSGRHRVAFGCTALVSALPVVAVFGARDVVGVAAMAGPGTLRPLGWAALVVLPLVLLFQWTTWWVRRVPR; translated from the coding sequence GTGGAAACCGCCTGGATCGTGGTGCTGGCCTTGTTGACCTGCGGGTACTTCGCGCTGGCCGGGTTCGACTACGGCGTCGGGCTGCTGCTGCGGGTGCTGGCGCGCGACGAGCGGGAACGGCGGCACGTGCTGGGCGCGGTGACGCCGTTCCTGCTCGGCAACGAGGTGTGGCTGGTGGCGGCGGTCGGCGTGCTGTTCGGCGCGTTCCCCCGGCTGGAGGGCGAACTGCTGTCCGGGCACCACACCGCGTTCGCGGTGCTGCTGGTCGGGCTGGTCGCGTTCACCGCCGCCGCGCAGCTGCGCTCCCCCGCGTGGGACGTCGTGCTGGTCGGCTCGGCGCTGGTGGTCGCGGTGGGTTGGGGCGTGCTGCTCGGGCGGGTGCTCGGCGGCCCGGTGGTGCTGTGGGCGGCGGGCGTGCCGCTGCTGTTCGCGCTGCACGGCGCGGTGTTCCTGGCCTGGCGGCTGCGCGACGGGCCGCGCCGGCGGGCCGTGCGGGTCGCCGCGGGGCTGGTGCCGCCGGTCGCGGGGTTCGCGGTGGCGGCGGTGCCGCTGGCCGGGCCGGTGCCGGCACCGGGGTACGGGCTGGTCGCGGGGGTCGCCGTGCCGCTGCTCGGCGGGGCGTGGCTCGCGCTGCGCTCCGGGCGGCACCGGGTGGCGTTCGGCTGCACGGCGCTGGTGAGCGCGCTGCCGGTGGTGGCGGTGTTCGGGGCGCGGGACGTGGTGGGCGTGGCGGCGATGGCCGGGCCGGGCACGCTGCGCCCGCTGGGCTGGGCGGCGCTGGTGGTGCTGCCGCTGGTGCTGCTGTTCCAGTGGACGACCTGGTGGGTGCGGCGTGTCCCACGTTGA
- a CDS encoding enoyl-CoA hydratase-related protein translates to MPELLVDDADGVRTLTLNRPESFNSFTIALKERFLEVLEDTSADDSVRAVVVTGAGRAFCAGQDLKEHIALLEAGDPAPLHTVERHYNPMVRAIVGMPKPVVAAVNGTAAGAGASLAYACDLRVAAAGAKFLMAFANVGLTADSGASWTLPRLIGHGRAMEMMLLAQPVGAEEALRVGMVNRVVPDGEALTAALELAARLAAGPTTAYAKIKEAMAFSGELAAALDVEARTQAEAGATADHREAVAAFVAKRAPRFTGR, encoded by the coding sequence GTGCCCGAACTCCTCGTCGACGACGCCGACGGCGTTCGCACCCTCACCCTCAACCGCCCGGAGTCGTTCAACTCGTTCACGATCGCGTTGAAGGAGCGGTTCCTGGAGGTCCTGGAGGACACCTCCGCGGACGACTCCGTGCGCGCCGTGGTGGTCACCGGGGCGGGTCGGGCGTTCTGCGCGGGCCAGGACCTCAAGGAGCACATCGCGCTGCTGGAGGCGGGCGACCCGGCGCCGCTGCACACCGTCGAGCGGCACTACAACCCGATGGTGCGGGCGATCGTCGGGATGCCCAAGCCGGTGGTCGCGGCGGTCAACGGCACCGCGGCGGGCGCGGGCGCGTCCCTGGCCTACGCCTGCGACCTGCGGGTCGCGGCGGCGGGCGCGAAGTTCCTGATGGCCTTCGCCAACGTGGGCCTGACCGCGGACTCCGGCGCGTCGTGGACGCTGCCGCGGCTGATCGGGCACGGCCGGGCGATGGAGATGATGCTGCTGGCCCAGCCGGTGGGCGCCGAGGAGGCGCTGCGCGTCGGCATGGTCAACCGGGTGGTGCCCGACGGCGAGGCGCTGACCGCGGCGCTGGAGCTGGCCGCCCGGCTCGCCGCCGGGCCCACCACCGCCTACGCCAAGATCAAGGAGGCGATGGCGTTCTCCGGCGAGCTGGCGGCGGCGCTGGACGTGGAGGCCCGCACGCAGGCCGAGGCGGGCGCGACGGCCGACCACCGGGAGGCGGTGGCCGCGTTCGTGGCCAAGCGGGCGCCCCGGTTCACCGGCCGCTAG
- a CDS encoding DUF3117 domain-containing protein produces MAAMKPRTGDGPLEVTKEGRGIVMRVPLEGGGRLVVEMSADEANALGDALKAAAG; encoded by the coding sequence ATGGCGGCCATGAAGCCCCGGACCGGCGACGGTCCCCTCGAGGTCACCAAGGAGGGGCGCGGCATCGTGATGCGCGTTCCGCTCGAGGGTGGTGGGCGCCTCGTCGTCGAGATGTCGGCGGACGAGGCCAACGCCCTGGGCGACGCCCTCAAGGCAGCCGCTGGCTGA